Proteins from a genomic interval of Marmota flaviventris isolate mMarFla1 chromosome 8, mMarFla1.hap1, whole genome shotgun sequence:
- the LOC114084633 gene encoding trefoil factor 3-like, whose amino-acid sequence MEARALWLLLLVLALGSSGWAEQDVGQLESQCVFPAKERVNCGYPNIDQEACTNRGCCFDSSIRGVPWCFKPLQEEECTF is encoded by the exons ATGGAGGCCAGAGCACtttggctgctgctgctggtcctgGCCCTGGGGTCCTCTGGCTGGGCTGAGCAGGACGTTGGCCAGT TGGAAAGCCAGTGTGTCTTCCCGGCCAAGGAGAGGGTCAACTGCGGCTACCCTAATATTGACCAGGAGGCCTGCACCAACCGCGGCTGCTGCTTTGACTCCAGCATACGAGGGGTGCCCTGGTGCTTCAAGCCTCTGCAGGAGGAAG AATGCACGTTCTGA